The genomic window tttttatttatttacttaattaatttgattttgtcttggggggggggggggctgcaaatcTTCTTtcaccccaggtagcagatagatgccttagcaatgccactgactagggggaggcagcagagcaattagttggcaagctgctggggggaagaggtgggttcctcccaattttcacttttaaaaaagcctgggcgtgatgccacttctggttgtgacgtcacttctggggcaacattttgagcttggcaccgagcTGCATGATCATTAGCTTCACCACtgacataacatgatggtgttattcaaataataccaagattttgaaaattttggccagtagtggtgtcacctccctgtgtgcgtcacccagtgcagcccacatcccatgcaccccctagtgactccactggctTAGCTAGTTCCTTGGAATGGACAAAAGAAGGTCAAAAGCACCGCCTCAGAAGCTGCTCAAAGCACAGCTCATCTGAGTCCTTGCAGAAATCTGCAGCATAGCTCCATGCCAATGCTCAAAGCTTCCACGTGACCTAACAAGGGTTCGCGCCTGCAGTCCATTCGAGCTGGCATTCTGGTGTCTCACCAGGGAAGGGCTTTTCCCTCCCAATCCACAAAAACGCCATTGTCTTTCTCAGAGAGGCGGCCAAGGGAGTTCAGGATGCTCTGCACGCTCCCATCCACCATCATTGGGGCCAGTCCCTGCAAAGAGAAATTAGGTGAATGTCCCAAGGACTGTGCAGGCCGGAAACAAAGGGGCTGAACATAGCGGTGATCAAATGAACTTAAGCATCTTTCAACACAATGAAGCAAATCTTCAAGGAATTTGGAATGCAAAGGCAGGTGTGGCGGCCAAAGCACCTGATGAACCCAACCCTCTTCCTGAGGTTGATCCACCTgcagtatcactggtgcaggtccatgttgacccattgcagctgctggtgcttatcctggggcaaagagaaaaatatccctttaccccgaggagacttccagcagcccaaACTCCCTCTTGGGATTCAGTGGAGGACCTGCTGGAGCCGCTGCATCGCTGCATGGGGGTTTGGTAGGGTTGGGCTGAAAGCAAGTGGGCATTGACCGAGCATGTTCAGCATGTTCCCCAAAAGATACAGAATGTTGAGGTGttgggaaacacctggagacgGAGAACTGGCCTGCTGGAGACAAAGCATTTTGTTGGAAGTTCGAAAATTTTTTAAGgtttggaaatattttttgaaataaaatattacttggaCATTGAATCATGTACAGGTGggtgccacttaatgatggggatacgttctcctatccctgtcgttatgtgattaggtcattaagtgaacattcagtccaatctattgcctttgttgcgtaaacagacactccctgccagacactagctggcggCTGGAGATAGACTGCCGTTCTTCTATCTTACCGTTCACTTAGCCAACGGTTGCTAAGTAGCGCGTGCCTATAGTTAAATATGTTTAATTGTATCTACGTTTGGATAATATTCCATGATGAAGCACCTACCACCATATTTCCCATCTCTGTCTGCACCCACCCAGGATGCAGCGCTATGCACAGGATCTCGTCTTCAGCAAATCCCAGAGACATGCAGCGGGTGAGCATGTTCAGAGCAGCCTGGGAGGGAGAcacagcagaacagagcagcgGATGAGGCATCCCAGTCCCAAAAGAGGACAGCAGATCAAAAGGAGGGCTTGGGAGGCCCATGAGATTTTATTAGGGACGTTTTCTAAGGACAGATGATTATGCTCTCCCTTCTGACGGTGGTAGGCAGATACCCTGTTCTTCCCGACTGTGGTGGTGGcagacagcagaggaaggggaaaggagttGAATCCAGTTGTCAGGGATTGGCAGAGAGTGTATGAGAAAGTCTTTGGTCATATTTCCAAAATTACttttcactcccggattggccttttcagccacactagacgctgttccagaaccacctttcagagtgcgataccatagtcttctgagactgaaggttgccaacttttcaaagAGCTTTACAATGAAAAAGACGCTGAGAAAACACATAGGACTAAAGGAAGACATTGTAgattccaggctgcaatcctataaacccTTTCCCATTGAGTATTCCTCAGTGGCTTCTGACTACACATGCACAAGACTGAACTGTGAGAGGCATTATTGGCTGCTCTTCCTAGAGAcccataatttttattttatttcgcAGTGGCAACCATATATGGCACTGAATGGAATTTTTCTATTCAGAAGCTGGAAATGGCCTctttactgttgttgttgttatagccAAGTTCATAATTTGCAGCAGCTTTGGTGCACGTGCTGCTCTGCAAGTTTCatgaataaaaagaagaggaaaaatacaGTCCTTGCCCCTACTGGTTATCTCCCTGCCTGTTGAAAGTGGGAAAAATGGATAAGGAACAGAAAGGGTGAGGAGCCAGAAGACAGTGGGAAAGGACTTATGAAAGAGCATTTGAGGGAGAGGCACTTTCTCCTTGCTTTGATGCTGTCAATGGAACGAACCTGTCACGTCTTGCACCCCATACCTTGCTGCAACGGTAGGAGATGGCGGGTCCTGTATGCCACCCAAGAATTTCTGTAATCGTGCCAGCTCGACTTGAAATGTTGACAATGGCAGCTTTGCTGCAGCTCATCCCTTTCTGTGTGCTCTCCTGAGCTGCCTTCCTCAGCAAGGGCAGGAAGGCCTGGAGatggagagaaagaaaacaaggcAGCCATATAGTTTTGGGAAGGGTTTAGTGGACACCCCTTCATCAATGGAAAAGCAAGAGTGTGACTCCAAATGTGAATCCAGAAGTTACTTGCCAGCTTTGTGCCAATATTCACTTGTGGCTCATCCACATGACAGCTACTTACAATCCTGATTCAGGGGGTGCTACTTTCTCCTGTCTGTTCACCTCCATAATGGGGGAGGtatcacctgttgaatttctgcttgtcGTGTTAAGGGCAAACACATGGTCCAGAATATTGGTGAAAATCTATGTGTGACCCATCACTAGGAAATACAGGCATCAGATATGTGCGATGTTAGGGACTGCAAATGTTAAGGACTCacagtggcgtcgctggggggtgcaggccacaccgggtgacgtgctgggggggatgagccctggggggtgacgcgctaacatcgcggcattaggagctactccatcatgccatacaccgttggatgcggaattcccagcagaatgcaatgcaaaaaaccgaattgaaatagctcctttccatcaaaggctatggccaaaaatccagaaagaaaaaatgaatggatccctatggaaagtgaaagtgaaccgtatcacacgtttactcgtgagtaggcttACTTGCCATTGTccgtaggaaagggcaggctgagaggaatccaacgacaccagaatggtccctattcaatgaatgcaacccccaaaatacacccgagaaggaggttccatCCTTCctagctgcaagtctattgagcctgaaacgaagccacgtggctgcgtttactcgcgagtaggtgaacttgccttagtccatcggaaagggcaggttgagaggactccaaggagtcAGAATAgtcatgatccaatgaatgcagccccctaaaacacctgagaaggaggtcccccctcccagctatgagtctatgaagccctatggagagcgaagcagcctcacagttgcatttactggcaagtaggcagacgtgccttggctggtggtcaggccaggcaaaggggaatgtgaggacaccagaatggtcctgatccgatggagctgaagtgcaacagatgctccagatggcagcctccccccccccaccccactaaaaaggacgaaaaagtggcttgaactggtaaggggaaagttttctattttgcacttgtgaagccaggagggtctttattctgatgtgcctgaaatagaagaactttaaactgggcactgggagggctggaaatctcactgttctttctggggggttgttattgcaggcaggcaatagagaaagctccattgaccactgtgggacttacttctgagtagacatgcataggcttgggctcacaggctgcaatcctacccacactttcctgagagtaagccccattgaccacaataagacttacttcagagtagattcacttggtggaacaggactggctcccccttatttaattgtttcttttattttaatttgattatttataattatttattttaatttgcttgatgatgtcacttctggccatgacatcacttccaatgggtcctggacagtttgtcattctaaaaagtgggtcccagtgctaaaagtttgagaactgctgcaataaggtgttagtaagttgacacaggggtgtgtgtgtgagactctacaagtttttaaaatcactaaaattggaatttggaggaataagaccatcatgttgtatatcaatcaatgcataatttcatgcagaatgcaatgaaacaaaccacattgaaatatctgtgttataacaaaaggtacagccaaaaaaccggtgggggtggggcgatggtacatcaccacacccaccacctggggtgttgccctgcccactgcatggggtgatgcgcaggcctcccgcaccgggtgacacgaatcctagtgacgccactgaggacTCACAACATGAAATAGTTTACAAGAAGAAGCTGTGTCAGATGCTCTTACCTTGCTCACCAGCATGGGCCCGATCACATTGGTCTGGTACACTTCAGACATGTTCTCTGGTGTTTCGGTCTCCATAGTAGATAGTTTTGCAATCCCTGCATTGTTGATCAGCAGATTCAGCCCAGCCCCTTTCAGCTGCTCAGTGACtcgggctgcagcagccctgacGCTGGATGGGTCAGAAACATCTACAGCAACACAGTGAAGATTTTATCAGGGATCAAAATCAGCTCTCTGTAGCCAAGATCCATCCCAGCAGAACCACCTGTGCTATTGCCTTGCTATACTCTTGgtgctctggaccaggggtgtccaaagtttttgacaggaaggccacatcatctctctgacactgtgttgcgggccagggaaaaaaagaattaatttacatttaaaatttgaataaatttacataagtttacataaattaatatactagaggtggaacgtatatgaatgaatgaagggcttgtaatagctcaaggcctataaaaggccttccacaaagcaaggctggcctttcctttgctgccgctgctgcatcacagacatgaaacagcaagcagtgagggagccctcatcccacagctaacgcgagaggtcaaacagtagcccTCACGCTGAGGGTActtgcgtcgggccagtatgggctccagcaagtttctggagggccagaggctcattgtagactggggtgtccctgagggccgcattgggagtccttgagggccacaggtggccccagggctggggtttgggcacccctgctctggactgTCAGCAAATGTCACATATCACTTTGTCCTGGCTTGGACAGGCAAGCTTGGTCCTGGCAAGCATTTGTCCAGAAATGCAATTCAAATTACATATATACACGCATGCTGTGGCTCCCTGTTGTGTGTAAACACAGTGACGAATGCCATAGCTCCTTTCTGACACATGTACGTAGCAGCCCTGATTGATTCTACCCTCTCCAAGAGAAGCTGTATCCCAACACTGTCATCTCTGCTCTGTTCCCATCCCCTTCTCAAATCCAGAGAACAGGAgatggagcagtggaggcagggaggtggaaaGGGGGGGCAGGCACTCCTCCCATCCACAGCCTGAAGTAACCGCCTCAGCTGACCTCACATGGCTTTGGAACTGCAAAGGCTGGAGGTGGTGGAGGGGAAAACAGCGGCTTCAGAATTAAATGTGTTGGACAAACAAGCATACAGTGAAGGTTTTTAAACCTAATTTCTAATCATGACATTTAAAGCAAGAATAACAGTATCCACAAGAGGCTCTTTTTCTGAATGCTGCACTGATGCTAACAGCAGTGTGTGCTAGTGTGACCTGGCCCCCAAGTGCACTGCCTGGGAGGCAAATGCCTTTCTTCAGATACATAAGATTCATTCTTTGACAGCTTGGAAAATGGAACGTCTCTTTGTGCAAAACATCTGTAGGGTGAGAACTACTCGTACAAATGAGGAACCAACCCCCATTTTATCTGCCAAATAGTGCTCTTGTGCAACGGTCGGAAACCTCAGCTCCTGCCCCCACTAATGTACAAAACGGCAAGTGcggcaggggaaagcagcagccacgTACCCAGCGGGATAATCACCACAGCCTGATGTTTGGCTGCCAAATTCTGCAGCACCTGAAAGATCCAAACAGACAGACACTGTCATGCAAGAGCTTCCACTGCAATGAGATCAAAGGCAAAACTGCTGGTGACTGAGACCTACTCAAACCCCCTCCCGACAACGCACACGTTTCAAGGAGGCAAACATACTGTaacctatggtggggggggggtaagggaaCTTACTTCCCCTTAGCCTGGGAAGTCTTTACTCTCCATTTGGGTCTCCTGGATTCTGTGCCGGGATTTTGCAGGCGCAGAACTGAGGGTAGCAAGGGAGAGGAAAGGCAAATAGGAGCACGAGCccctggtccctccccctcctatTTCCATTCTGCCTCctactctgccccctccctgcccagaaacaaaaGATGCCTCCTCATCTTTCCTACGGCCCACCCGCACTGCTGATTTAACTGGTGCTGGAAGATGGCAGTCTCACTACTGGCCCATATGCGTAGCCACCAGCGATGTGCTGGCAGCTTCATTTCACCCACTGGTGGAGCTGATGAGCTGAAACACGTCCTAACCAGGCACTTCCACCTGGATCCCGATGCTTTCACTCGTGGAAGGTGTGTTCTGCTGGCCTGGTTGTTTGGATACAATTAGGCTGAGAATCTCACCCAGACTGGAGATGCATATGCGTGTGAATCCATGGGTGTACTTGTTGCATTCTTATAACTTTACAGGAGAATTCTGCAGAAAGGATCTCAGGCTGATCCTCAAGTTTTGACAACGGCCTTGCTCTACTAAGTTATGCAGCGGTTTCCAAGATGTGTGTAGCAACACCCTCAGAAACCAGAAACCTCACTTTCCACCAACCTCCATTCCCCTGGCCACCATTTTCTTGACTTCAAACTGGAGTATCCGTTTTAGGATCCTTTCTAAGGTCAAGTTAGCTTCTCCTTTGGACTCACCTGCGCTTCTGTTCCTTCTGGGTTCCGGCAGGTGGCAAAGATCCATTCTGGCCGATTGCTTTTCTCAACCAACTGCCTGACCAGTTCCAAGCCGATGCCCCGGTTGGATCCAGTCACCAAAACACTTCGTGGTTCCAGTGCTGCCATCTTACTCGCCTTCCTGTGTCTGACTAGGAGAGCCCTGCGCCCAGCCTCTCTGCCCAGGCTTGTGCAACCAATCAGTTCCTCATTCAGTCCAGATTCTGAATTTTGCAAGTGCAGCCCTCCCACAGctcagagctgcatgtggctgaCGACAGTGGAAGGAGACTTGGAATCTCCTTGGAAGGCACTGCCTAGAAAGGACTAAAGAAGGATGGCTTCTTGCCAAGTTGGGTGTGACATTTAGCAAAGGCCTGAAAAAAAATAATGTAgaagagagaagggggagggatGCTGCCCATATCTGCCGGCAGCCCCAGTGACCATTGTGCGGAGGCAGCAGATTACTGTAGGTTGTGCATTGCCAGAAGGGCCAAGGTTCGTCTCAGGTACAGAGACAAGGAGCAGATCAATGCGCCACAGACAGAAGCCAGGATTTATTACCTTGTATGAGCAACAGTTTCCTCAAAAGGACAGAATACAGTACagccatgtttctcaaactgtgggttgagacccactaggtgggttgcgaggcaatttcagttgggtccccattcatggcagatgcgcttcaatgtcagtaagtgtaaagtcatgcacattggggcaaagagttgaaactttagatataggctgatgggttctgagctgtctgtgacagatcagatcttggggtgctggtggacaggtcgatgaaagtgttgacccaatgtgcggcggcagtaaagaaggccaattgagaacaaaatggctaatattataatgccattgtacaaatctatggtaaggccacacctggagtattgtgtccagttctggttgccacatctcaaaaaggacatagtggaaaagaaaaaactgcaaaagagagcgactaagatgattacggggctggggcaccttccttatgaggaaaggctacggcgtttgggcctcttcagcctagaaaagagacgctccctggggcatttggtgggccgctgtgagatacaggaagctggactagatgggcctatggcctgatccagtggggctgtttttatgttcttaactacaattcccaggaggccttgcaggtctcttgttatctggtgtgctccctggggcatttggtgggccgctgtgagatataggaagctggactagatgggcctatggcctgatccagtggggctgttcttatgttcttaaactacaattcccagaatgccttgcaggtctcttgttatctggtgtgctccctggggcatttggtgggctgctgtgagatacaggaagctggactagatgggcctatggcctgatccagtggggctgttcttatgttcttaactacaattcccaggaagccttgcaggtctcttgttatctggtgtgctccctggggcatttggtgggccgctgtgagatacaggaagctggactagatgggcctatggcctgatccagtggggctgttcttatgttcttaactacaattcccaggaagccttgcaggtctcttgttatctggtgtgctccctggggcatttggtgggccgctgtgagatacaggaagctggactagatgggcctatggcctgatccagtggggctgttcttatgttcttaactacaattcccaggaagccttgcaggtctcttgttatctggtgtgctccctggggcatttggtgggccgctgtgagatacaggaagctggactagatgggcctatgacctgatccagcggggctgttcttatgttcttttgttcatttcaatgtgtatttctttttaatatatcagacttgatgctaccgtggtatgtgactgtattgggggaaatgttacaggtctgtacttttaataggctactatgtacatgcttttaacaatgatagtcaatggggcttattcccaagtaagtgagggtaggattacagccttcaggatgtttggggaattctttttaaacacatcagcaactgcgggggagggttaggagagatcttctttattttaaataaatgtttaaacttactGTAAACCTTTTAATTTACTTCACTAattgattttatttgattttgtcatatgggggtgctaaaaatttttcctgcttgatgatgtcacttctggccatgacatcactgccaggtgaatgacatcacttcttgtgggtcccagGCAgactgtcattccaaaaagtggatcccagtgctaaagtttgagaacaactgcaaTACAGCATTCTTAAATCCATCCAAATAGAAGTGACACCTCCTTCTGAGGTGACATGTCCTTCTCATGGGCAAATCTGCATGTTTCCCATGTACGGCTGACCATATGCTGAATGGCATCTCAAGCCCCCTTTTATATCATTCCATGAGGAAAAGGCAGCTGATGCAATCCTGGAAGATATGACTTCTTCCATCTTCCTGGGAGATAGGATGTAGATTCCTAACACTTCCTCATTGCTTATCCCTACTTTTCTCAGATCATGATCGTGACTCTGCGCCTAGAATATCTCTTGACAAAATGAGGCACAGGAGGGATCCTGGCTAACAGGTGCAAACTAATGAAATGTGCCTCAGCGCTTCCCCTTTATTAATCTTTAATAAAGATTAGCCCAATGATGGAAGAACAGACTGGAAGAATCAGGGAGAAATTGTGTAGACCAATATCTTCTCAACATATTTAGATCTTTGGCAATGTGCCAATACAGGTTGTATACCTGTTTCCAGTCTGTGCCACTTCATGGTGCTGGAAGAGGAGCATGTAATGAAATGCCCAGTCTAGAGGTTTTAACTCAGAAATAGAAAACCTTTGCACTGTTTGTGGCTGAAGCATAGGAGAACAGGAGCATAGTCCATGGCTGGGAGGATGCAGATACCTAAATGTTGACTTCAGGAGTTACAGGTTGTTGAATAACCAAGATTAGCATCCCCTAGGCTGGGGAGCCCCCTCTGTAGCCATTTGGAAGATTGGATCAATGGGACAAGACTTATTTCTGCCTGGTCCACAGGcatacgcatttggtccctgttgcgtttagcaacattgggcagaaatggcttaaaacatgCCTCCCTCGGGCCTGTAACCTTGGATTGCCTTCTCACGCAGGCACTGTGACGGTGCAATGGTGTGTACAGGGCCTCCACAAGTTGCTTGCTAAGTTAAAAAGGGTCAAAGCCATATTTTTCCATGTATTCAGTCACTCCCTGGGCCATGGTAGGAACAACATCATTGTGTCTGTTCCTGACTTTaattaaaaatggttggcaaccttcagtctcgaaagactatggtataagcctacagcacccagtgttcccaggcagtctcccatccaagtactaaccaggcctgactctgcttagcttccaagatcagacgagatcgggcatgtgcagggtaacagttgctgtaattaAGACATCTAAGAAGTTATCTAGGACATGTGGATCTTCAGGACTTTTATTTTCATATTCTAAAAGCTCAAGAAAGCTCTGTGTATACCAGCTCTGGACTAGCTTAACTGAAGGTCTGTTCAGCTTGCTAAGTTGTTGCTCATGCAAGGTAATAAATCTTGGCTTCTCTCTGTCTCCCATTGGTCTGTCTGTTGTCTCcatatctgaatttttttttaaatgcttttgttttctttttccttttgtttgtgtgagtgtgtgtgtttttaacatTTACCTTtaatccatggtttctgtatctgtgtgtgtttgtgtggggggggggggagagaacatatCCCCCCATGAATACAGGAGGACGCCTGTATATGAGGCAGATGTAGATTCCTAACACTTCCTCACTGTGTTGTTTCCTCAAATTTTTTTGATATAAATTCTAATGTGCAGGATTCCCCCACAAAGTTGTAACTGCAATTGTAATTTCCAATTGTAAGGAAAGATTGGTATCAGAAACACATGGAATGCACATTACACGTTGCAATAAAAAGTTGTCGTTTATTTTAAAAGGATTTAGCAAGATTTCCATTCCAAAGTACAAGGCCATACAGGTCACAGTGTAGGTTTTAAGCATGATGACAAAATATCCAAATTTCCCCAATGTCTCCCCTAATACTCCAAGTTTCTGCTTATAGGCTCTACTAGACCTATATGGTATGGTTGTAAGATTGGGATTTGATGTTATGTATGAATATAGCACAAGAGAAAGGCCCTCAAGCAATGCTTATCCAGTTCCCTGCAAAGAACAAGAGAGAGTCAGCAAATCTTAATGGTCAAGAAACTCCTCGGATAGGAGCTG from Tiliqua scincoides isolate rTilSci1 chromosome 9, rTilSci1.hap2, whole genome shotgun sequence includes these protein-coding regions:
- the LOC136660299 gene encoding C-signal-like — translated: MAALEPRSVLVTGSNRGIGLELVRQLVEKSNRPEWIFATCRNPEGTEAQVLQNLAAKHQAVVIIPLDVSDPSSVRAAAARVTEQLKGAGLNLLINNAGIAKLSTMETETPENMSEVYQTNVIGPMLVSKAFLPLLRKAAQESTQKGMSCSKAAIVNISSRAGTITEILGWHTGPAISYRCSKAALNMLTRCMSLGFAEDEILCIALHPGWVQTEMGNMVGLAPMMVDGSVQSILNSLGRLSEKDNGVFVDWEGKALPW